A genomic window from Serratia liquefaciens includes:
- a CDS encoding Yip1 family protein, which yields MVNHVWGLLAHPSTEFEHIKSENESVSHLYTHHVLLLALIPVICAFIGTTQLGWLSGEGHAIRLDMFTASYTAVAFYLLMLAGVAIMGKVIHWMARRYEVRPSLHRCMVFAGYVATPMFLSGIVALYPVVWLCLFVGVIGLCYSGYLLNLGIPHFLNIDSKEGFIFSSSTFAIGILLLELLLGVTVLLWGYGSWLF from the coding sequence ATGGTTAATCATGTTTGGGGACTTCTGGCGCATCCAAGCACCGAGTTCGAACACATTAAAAGCGAGAACGAAAGCGTCTCGCACCTTTACACCCACCACGTGCTGTTGCTGGCGTTGATCCCGGTGATCTGCGCGTTTATCGGGACCACCCAATTGGGCTGGCTCTCCGGCGAAGGGCACGCTATCCGGCTCGACATGTTCACGGCTTCTTACACGGCGGTCGCATTTTACCTGCTGATGCTGGCGGGCGTGGCAATCATGGGGAAAGTGATCCACTGGATGGCGCGCCGCTATGAAGTTCGCCCGAGCCTGCATCGTTGCATGGTGTTTGCCGGCTATGTCGCCACCCCGATGTTCCTCAGCGGCATCGTGGCGCTGTATCCCGTAGTGTGGCTGTGCCTGTTTGTCGGCGTGATTGGCCTGTGTTATTCGGGCTATCTGTTGAATCTGGGTATACCTCACTTCCTGAATATCGACAGTAAAGAAGGCTTTATTTTCTCCAGCTCTACCTTTGCCATCGGCATCCTGTTGCTTGAGTTACTGCTCGGGGTCACGGTGCTGCTGTGGGGGTATGGTTCCTGGTTGTTCTGA